In Heterodontus francisci isolate sHetFra1 chromosome 30, sHetFra1.hap1, whole genome shotgun sequence, a genomic segment contains:
- the LOC137346629 gene encoding claudin-4-like codes for MASMGLQILGIALCVFGWMGALLTCVLPMWRVTAFIGNNIVVAQIIWEGLWMNCIVQSTGQMQCKVYDSLLALSQDLQASRALTVISLVVGIIGILVSIAGGKCTNCIENEATKAKVTIISGIIFILSGILTLIPVSWSANTIIKDFYNPLVTDAQRRELGASLYIGWGTSGLLILGGALLCCSCPPKDDNSYSAKYSAPRSTAPSKNYV; via the coding sequence ATGGCATCAATGGGACTCCAGATTCTGGGCATAGCCCTGTGTGTGTTCGGATGGATGGGAGCTCTTCTCACCTGCGTTCTTCCCATGTGGAGAGTGACCGCTTTCATTGGAAACAACATTGTGGTGGCGCAGATTATCTGGGAAGGTCTGTGGATGAACTGTAttgttcagagcactgggcagatgcAATGTAAGGTGTACGACTCCCTGTTAGCTCTCTCCCAAGATCTCCAGGCTTCCAGAGCTTTGACCGTTATCTCCCTCGTGGTGGGAATCATCGGCATCCTCGTCTCTATTGCGGGAGGAAAATGCACCAACTGCATAGAAAACGAGGCGACAAAGGCCAAGGTCACAATTATATCGGGAATTATCTTCATCCTGTCTGGAATATTGAccctgatcccagtgtcctggtcagcgAACACCATCATCAAGGATTTCTACAACCCGCTGGTGACAGACGCCCAGAGGAGAGAACTTGGAGCCTCCTTGTACATCGGTTGGGGAACCTCGGGTCTGCTGATTCTCGGAGGGGCTCTGCTCTGCTGTTCCTGCCCTCCTAAAGATGATAATTCCTACTCGGCAAAGTATTCTGCGCCCAGGTCTACAGCTCCGAGCAAGAACTATGTGTAA